ATATCCATCTTCAATATGACAAAACAAAAATgcatatgaaattatatatatatatatatatatataagtaaagatGCTTTATTAGGAGAAAAGACTACTTTATGTTCACAATGATAAACACAAAGTAAcctaaaagaattacaaaataattatgcaCAAGAATGAAGCGATTCTGTGAAATCTAAAATTGAAATGCTACTAATAAGACTCCAGTAAGACTCCACACACAAAACCAATCATCTCATTTATAGTtttactctatctcactcatGTAAGGGGTCATCAATCCATTGTGGTTTAGATTACCACACCTCATGAAGCAGAAGTCACTAGTTCAAATCCCCATCCCCGTCCTCCGGGGCCCAAAACTTACATATCAACGTAACAAGGTTGTAAATTAATTACCTTTTAGTAAGAACTTCCACCTGAGCAGAGACATTTTGGAAAGTAGGCAATTTTTTACACAGAGTGAGCAACCTAAATGAACAAATCATATGATTGAAGAACTCCGATATGTTCTTATAGCTGAAAATTGAGGAAAGATCCCAAAtattagaaccaaaaaaaaaaaaaaatctttaaaacaataaaagaaaataaagacatGCATCCATTGAAATTAAGGTGCCCACTTGTCTGGAAGTTTTACTTCTCCCTCCTCGATTTTGTGTGAAGGCTCATTAGTCTTCTCTGGCGTCTGACATGCCGGCTTAAGTTCCAAATTCTGGTTTGGAATAATTCCTAGCTTTTGCACAGCAGTTGAATTTTCTGGACATGTACTTTGATCCATTCTTTTAACAgtaatacatacatataaattaAGTGGCAGAGACAAGATTAGAGGAGGCAATAAGAAAGGTGAAAGATAAAGCAAATCACAACCCAGTTCTACAAAAATTATTTGCTTAGTTTCATTAAGTTCAAAGCAATTTTTacatatcaaaaaagaaaaattcagagcaatttttttattttgcttatagCACTAGCCctacattaattttatttaataaacaatGAGAATAACTCAACTCACACCGTAATAATCAACAAGAATCTGGGGTATTAGGCAAACAAGAATCAAATTAGAGCACCCTATTAAGGAAAAAAGTTGAAAGAAACcctagaaaaataaatagattttcaTTCTATCGAACAagttttttttctacaaaataagcCCAACCAAATTTACCAAGATTAGTTTTCGATACAAAGAAGAAGTAGTAAACCCCCGCCCCGCGCACCCAAACACAATCAATCTGATATATccaaaatgtgtgtgtgtgtgtgtgtgagagagagagagagagagagagagtgatctGAACCTGTTGAAACTCCTGGGTTGAATTGAAAACTGAAACCCCAAAAAGGAATTCTTATTTTTAGAGGTTGAAGCTGGGGAGGAGGGAGGTGGAAAAGTTAGAACTTTTGGAAGCAGCTGCAGCGCAGGCGagggggaaaatatttcaaatttatatatagatgCCTGATATCTACTGATACATACCAACTTCATTGCACGGGTGGAACTTATTACATGCGTGTGGGAtgagtatctttttttttttttttttttttgagtttaatctcgtaattttaaatttaattagccTTATTACACGTGCTTTGAGCATCTTACaagattctttttttattttgaatttaatgtaattttttaatttaaatttatttattgttagtgAGATTATAgaggaatgaatttttaaagaactaaaatttaggatttgaaattaaGTAAACTGCTAAGTTTAGTGTGTGCGAGTTTTTAGGAAAACAAATGTATCAAAATTGAGATATTTAAGAGAAAtaatatgtccacaatattttcacaacaaattataagtggcaGGTTGAACCAATAAGTCAATAACAATTaatcacctataatttgttgtgaaaatattgtagacgtagcGTCTCTCTTCCttattctttataaaaaaaatagtgttaaaattttaattcaacataatttaaaaaaaaaaccagagaactttttttttttctaaaaattagcacactctCTGTTTAAATATATTTCACGCAcgtttaatacattttttttcctaaaaactagcacacactaaacttagctgtttatttattttcaaatcctaaattttagttttttaaaagtTCATTCCTTTGTAATCTcactaacaataaataaattcgaattgaaaaattacattaaagtcaaaataataaaagaatagtCTTATTGCATGTGCGAAACTCATGTGATGAGGCTACTAGAGATTAAGTCTATTGTTAACGAGGTTACACGGGAAGGGATTTTTAAGAagttaaaatttaggattttgaacAAGAGTAAACAGATGGGTTTTGTGTGTActaatttttagggaaaaatgtATTAAAGGTGTatgagatatatttaaataaagaatgtgctaatttttaggaaaaaaatttatttggtagttttttgtttttgaattttgttgaattacaattttaagtttttaacgcaatttttattttttaggaataaggattatttaattagattatgggtatttttgacattttttaaagttataacTAACTTCTTGAAACAATACTTTGGTTTTAGTCAAGTGGTGAGCAATATGAACCGTCTGGTATTagtttctttatcatcaaaactCACCGTTTTTACTCTCAAGAGAAAAGAGACGAGACAAAGTCGCAGAGTGCGAAAAAAAACAAGGAGAGAAGAGcgagaaagaaaaatgagtgAGACATAGAGATGTACATGGGCATGGCCTCTTACACTGATTGAAAAGTTTCaagatttaaattttcttactttaatttttagttttgataattGAAATTGGTGATATGAGGAAACAAAAATTACACTAAGCCTAACCTAAATGATGAAGTCTTAcgattttagttttatatttatgcTGCTTGTTCCTTATTAATTTCCTTTGGATTGTGTTTAGTTATTAAGTGTTAATACTCTCTTATTTTCggattctttaatcttttggatttatttttttttttaaataattctttCTAATACTAGAATTAACATCCctaccattttatttttataagcaAATGTTAACAAACATCATGCGATACTTATTAAGGTTGGACTACTGTTGGTctcacttaataaaaaaattagataaatagaagaaaatgaTATAAAGCTGACCTCTCAACATAtgttaatatttctttttccctATGAAATTGCCCCCACAACCTATAAGGTTgctaaaaaaatgacataaggCTGGCTGTTAACGTGCATCTTACGGTGCTCATACATATAGAATTTGCAGTACTAAGAAATTGCATGAAACATGTTTTTATAAGATTTTCTAATTTGATTGCTATAGAATGTActgtattttttgaaatgatTTGGTGTAAACCTCTGATGATTCATTAACACGCCCCCTCCTCAAgaattgttttacttttttattaaggatggtaataaataaataaataaatccatcTCTAATCCAAACATATAATCTTTGATGTAATATGGTCTCTACATCTACTAATGAAATTTCATTTGTTGAGATTCAATTAGAGTTTCACCAGCCACGTGGAAATGatctaaagaattttttttcacatcaaATAAAGAGTAAAGATCCTCTTAAAATAGGGTTGCCTATAATATTAAGCATTATGTTGGTATAAGTATGCATTTTATTATGTTACTTGTATGCTTCTTATAAGAAGAAATGTTTTGCTCATTTTTGCCACTGTGGTACATTTCTAGTATACTTAGTTGGCTtttattcttaataaaatttcttacattatttaatatatatatatatatatatcaaatagttttattttatttattggtaataATCTTTATTAATGCAAAAACTTCCAAGTATAGGGGTATAAGAGTGCCTGACATCAGCTTCACAAACTACAATGTTCAACCAATTAAATATCACATAGTTAATTTGTGATTCTTGTGATTATAAAATCACGAACATAATAATATATGTCTACACTTTAAGATACGATTAACAGTCTTTAACCTATGTTTAGCAATATGTTTACAATTTCAGTAAGTTATTGTTTATGCTGAGAATGAAGTCATTCTCAAATATGATAATGAGTTGGTAGGAGCTTCTTGTCCCATGGAttcaaacaatttcaaaacaataaGTTCTCAATCAGATGCTCCATAGCAACTCCGTGAACATACTTGGGTGATGTAAGTATTAACATCTGCAATACTAGAAGTATCtatattgaaaatgtttttaagtGGATTAAAGAAGATTATGCTTGGATTGATTTTTCTCATAAGCTGTAGACATTTGTGAAATGTCCTTGTTGTACTTTGCATCTTATGGTAGTTATGCTTTATACACCCCTAACCAATATCATTTCCTCATGCTACAActaaataattatttgtttcCTTCCATTAGGACTTATACCGATTGGTTTGGATTGATttttcttggaagttgttgACATTGGCGATATCTGTCCTTGTTGCACTTTACAATTTGTGGTATTCAAGCTTCATACACACCTTACCCCATTTATCATAACCAATATCATTTCCTCATgtaacaaatttatttattctcatTTAACTTCCTGGAAGTTGTGGTCTTACTTGAGACCCCTGTGAGGAGGTGTTATCTTCAGTATCTTGTGTTTCGGATGCATGTAGCATCACGCTCACAACAGATGGGTTTCATAGATCAACATGTTGTGAGTTTGATGTTGCATCTATTTGAATCATTTGATACTTCTGCCCTTGCTGGACGCAAATGCCATTGGCCTTTTGCCTTATGAATAAAAAAGAGTGTACCAAGCTTACAATGAGCACTGTATAATCCGGAGGCTTAATGCATATATATCAGTGCTCACCAACATCGACAACTTGGTAGTGCAGCCATCCTTTTAACTGTACTCGTCCATGTAAGCATatggtctttcttcctcttctagTTAAACTTTTACAAACCATGAGGACTTGCAGGGCCAAGCATTAAACAGTGTTTTATCAGAATGTCAGCACTGTTAAACAAGTCTGCAGTTAATAAAACCAGGCTAAAATTATGAAGTAACTAGCTATATGAGTTTGcaattaaacttaaaaagtttGTTTCCAATGATGGTCTTAATAATAACCAACAGGTCCATTAAATCAATACAAGGATAAGAAACCTGAAAATTCTAAGAAAACATAACTAACAATTACAAATGAAAAACTGACTCAAAATTGCAAAAACCATAAATTTCAGACTTATGGGGCATACAAATAATAACAATTGCAGctgtttaaattacaaatacaaatattttactCACTGTCAGAAACTACTGTAAAGGGGGAGCAATGACGTTGAACGCAGAAACTAACTAAAATGCAACTTCCTGCAACTTCATCTTATCCCCAATGTGTAAAGATGTTGGAACTCCTCTTCTTAGAAAAACTACATGCAATAAAATTCTTCTATACTTGGAACTctccttttttgtttcttaaaaaaagagcAAGGCTGAAGTTGAACCTTAAATAAGTAGCTAGGAACCTGCAgaacaaataaaccaaaaggTTACAGCTAAGCAATTGATGCTATAAAGACATCATATTGAATTTCATATCGTGACATGACAAAACAAagttggggaaaaaaatcaacaaatgtaagatatatatatatatatatatatttatatactcattgtttttctttaatgtgGACAAATAAGATATCCTCTATCAGTTCAGCAGACTATGATATTTAGTTGAACAGCCAATACTAATACTTGAATAAATAGCAAGGGGGCAAGTGTTTAGGTGTCTCAAATTATACCTCCTAGCCCTTCAATAACAAGGTGGAAGGTAAAGTTGTGGATTAAAGCAACCACATCCAAGGACTCAGGAAACGAGCAGTTTCTAGTGGTTCGTTAATCTGAAAGCATTCACTGCAAAGGTTAGAGCTACAATGGATGCTCTGGTATTATTTACGGGAGGTAGATAAACAAATAATATAGAACTCTATATATGAAGATGAAAGGATAGCAAGAAAACTTCTGGTGCTTTCAGGCTCTCACATATTTCATTTTGACTCCCACAGGAATTGAATAATCAATATTGACCAAGTAAATGCTACGATTAGTTATAATTTACTGGTGAGACATCTGCATGAGGCTGCATGTGAAAAAGTAAATgctaggaggaaaatttttctttcaattttgccATGCTATTAGAATTTTGCACATGACATAATTCAGGGGTTCTACTTTTACATAATTGTAGGTAGCACGCAAGATATCAAATTATGCAAATTGTTGCAGCATACAGTGGGCAGGGATCTCATAATATTCCACATTGAGGTTGCGTTTAGatagcttattttttgttaacttattttactattcagcttatatttgctattattcatgggttccactgcactttttggtactattcatgagtctcactatactatttcagttaacttttacctttatctacaatactttcagcaaaaagttttcaattttagcaaaataagtggaaCTCAAACAGATCCGTTtggcaaagattatttttgcctacttattttactattcaacttatttttgctactattcatgggtcctactacactttttgatactattcataagttctattatactatttcagttaacttttaccttcatctacagtactttcagcaaaaagtttccaatttcagcaaaataaactaATCCCAAACGGACCCTGAGATTTAAGTTAAAACAATGTTGTAAGTATGAGCATCACATACCTCAGTATGCTAGACTATATCTTCCAGGCAATGGAGCAGTAAAAGTGAGTCATTTCACTGTTAATACTCAACAACCTATGTAACAAATGGAACTCATGCATGCTCCAAGGCATGATATATTTTTGAAACTCGCCGCCGAAACAATGGTTCCAGCCGAAATGATGGAATTTCACTCTGCCACTTTTTAGCTTCACACATCTCATTCCATGCCTGTACtatctcatcaattttgaacCCGAGACCTGTAAAGAGCAGATTATTTCTAAGAAACTTAaaaccaatttaaaaaataataacaatttctAAAGCAAAAATTTGAATTAGTATATATATGCTACCTTCCAATGCATTATCATTTGAACAGTGGTTCTTCACCATGACGGCTATATCTGTTGGAGAAGCTCCAGCAAGTTCAAACTTCTCAACTGCAACTTCCAAACACTCATTCCATACTGGTATATCTAATTTGAATTCCACAATTGATCGCTCATAAAGCATGGTGCCCCATAAGATGTTTATCTGAGACCTCATGTTTGCAGCCTGCTCCATAGCTTCATGCAGTGATATATCTTTAAATAGCCCGTCCAATCCCATCTTCTGCAACAGCGTTTCAATATTCTTAGGTTTAGAAAGTTCACTTTGGCGTTGCTGTTCTAATTCCTCCCAAATTTGCATACCTTTCTCCATGTTGTCCTCGGCATTGTTAAATAGTTGTAGAACATCTGTCGAAGGCCATGTTTGCAAATCAGCATTGTTTCCAATTGCATAATACCAAGAAAGTTTTGCCAGCTCAAACTGCTGCTGGGCTAGAGCAAGAAAGCCTTCATAGAAATCTGGTTTTATTTTCAGTGCTTCTTCATATCTCTTTCCTGCtgttatatattctttttttgcCCAATCATATGCAGTTTTGATCTGTGCAAGTATAGATTCTTTTGAAGCATCTTCGGTAAAATAAACCCTCTTCCTTGCCCTTGACATGTGAACATTTCCCCAGTTGAACAATGCTAAAGCTGCCATCTCTTGGAACTTATCTCCTGCTATGTCAAAAAGGTCTTGTGCTTCCTCACTTGTAACTGCTTCCTCCATGACCTCGGAATAGAGCTTCATCCCAAGTTCATGAAGATCCAAGCATGTGTCAGATTCAAATCCAGCATGGTTCTTGAACAGCTGAGCAAATTGGATTATCCAGTCCTCAATGCAAGATGTCACCTCTAATTTCTTGCATTTTACCACATCACCATTTGTAgctatattattatattttataccaTGATTCTGCACCACCTTCCCATTCAGCCTCTCAAAGAATGGATCCTTCTCAGGACTAACTTCTACTATGTACAGCCTTACAGAACCCTGTGATTCTGCTGATGCTTCAGCCCACCTCAGTTCTTCATCAGTAGTGATTGTGACCAAATCATCTTCTTGGTCCCTGTATTTGATAAGAACTGCTCTTGAGCTTGGAAACCGGTCATGGACAACCTCCCTTAGTTGCAAGAGGCTGCAATCAACCGGCAACTGAGCCCACCTTATGTCCTCCCCTAAAACCAATTTCACAGTTTTCTTAGGCACTTCTTCCTCTATGCTACTAATTTTCTCCTCCACAACCACCTTAACGTCATCCTTCTTGTCCTCAACATTTTCTTCAGCCACCTTCTCCTCAGTTACTTCGTCAGCCTTCTTCTCCTCAGTTACTTCCTCAGCCttcttctcctctactttgttGATCTTCTTCTTTCGTTTCTTCACTTTCATTACCTTTGGTGGAGGTAAAGAACATTGTGGTTCAACATAATTCAGAGGTAATTCAATTACTGTATCATTCACCTTTAAACCTTTCTTCTCAAGTGCCTGCTTCACCCTTTCTGCAATCTCTAATGCCATGAGATTATTTGGCTCTATGTCCAATACTGTACTGACATCTCTCAGAGCCAGATCCAACCTGTTCAAAGCTTCATAACACCTTGCCCTCTTCAACAGTGCTTTACTGTACCTAGGTGTGACTTCAAGAGCCAAATTGCACTCATGGACTGCCCTGGGGTACTCACTGAGCCCCATCTGCATATAGCAAGCAGCCATGTTACTCCGAAGATAGGACACATCTATATGATTTCTAGGAAGCAATTTGAGGGCTTTCTCATATTTCAACATAGCTCCTTCATGGTCTCTCTTTTGAAACAACTTGTTCCCCTCCTCCTTCAATGCTTGAGACATAGAAATGAAAACTGCTGTATCTTTATCATACCCCTTCGGGCTTTTATCCCCAattttgctttgctttggaCTAGCATCAGATGATGTTTCTCCTgcctgtttctttttttttccactttgcCTCCCCATTTGAATCCAACAAGCTTAAGTTCACAGAAATCAATAACCAATCCAAACCCAACCACCAATTCTAAATGGAACTTCCAACAAAGTAACAAAATATGTTGGAAAGAACTTCCAATTTTACTTCAAAATCAGATCCTCAGAGTATAATTCTATAATAAAATACACATTACAAATCCTAAACACATAAGAATGTCAAAAACCAAGCTCTTATACAAAAGAACCCACCAAATCCCAGAAACCAATTCCACACAAAACCTTCAATTGGGTGTCTACAAAAGAACTTCAAAATCCTAAGttcttctcttcaaactcaaaatgttttttttttgtttttttttgttttttttgttttttttgtttttccttttgtttaatCTCAGAAATGAATTTAATACACCATAAgctcaaaacacaaacaaaaccagcATTCCACTCCAAATCAGGATTTGCTACTACTTATCCAAGAATTAACAAACCCCAATTCAGataaagattataaaaaaagcACCGCTTCAACACAGCTAACAGATGACgctttttttccaaaacagaaATTCTTGATGTTCTTATCTTATCAGTTCAGAAAGAATCAGAGAATATGGAGAGGAAACTTATCTGGGGAAATGAAAATTCTTCTGAAGCTTGAAACTTtccgggaaaaaaaaaactcaagagGCAAGAAACTGCAGAGAAAGTTTGTGGGAAAATGGGATGTGAGGAATGGAAGGAAAGACCGAGCAATGGTCGATGGTTTGGCGTTCTGTAATGTACAAATGTGTAAGATTTTCACAGCTTGACGTAAACGCCACAAAAAGCACTGAAATATCTGattactttaaaattttctgactttttttagtttgataataTTATGGTTTTATAGTTTTAATATTACTATGGTATAATTTTTGGACAAGGAAATATCGTGGGCCCACGTTTCCGTTGATTCCAAGTTCCTTGGGGAGGTTTTGATGAAAAGCAAaagacattttatcaaattaCTATTGCCACATCCATTTGTCTGTTTATATCTAATTATTAAGTTGTCACTTTTTctgttgtttttttctttggtttgtttatttgaaTTATGTCTTCAGCTAGATTCAATTCAACTTAAACTGTTTATTAATGATTATTAATCATATCCAGATGATCTTTGTGAAAAATATCACACCAAACATGTGACTAGTTTATATAAGAGTTAATGTACATTAGTTGTGTCATTGCACTTTTCTCACATGTACTAATTTATGGGCACAAttcacccaaaaaattaaataaaaaaaaattatgggcaCAATAtctattatcaaatttttttcctgCCCATGATATCATACAATGTAATAagttgttaactttttttttttttttttttgaagagagagagagagagagagagagagagagagagagagagagagagagagagagagagagagagagagagaggtgagagttgAACCATAGATATGAGATTTGGAATATCATTATGACTTAACTATTACTTAAATTCTAGTTTTTAGCAGTTAAAGATGTTTTTATTAATGAGTTCtaattagttcaactggtaaaaaattttatggttgaataaaatatttgaaattcaatttttgcctacaccaaaaaccaattggtatcttgatctgattataaaaaattatggaaatctcaatatatatacatgcttttactaattttttatatgtgtgtgtaggGAGGGGAGTTTGACATATAGGAAATGTAAGGACTGAATTTGGATTAGGCCCAATATAAGATTGAGTTTAAACCCAACAAGCccaaataatgaatttatagagcgtgggtaaaaaaactagttttacTCCAAAAGATGGTCCATAAAAGTTGCTGAATTAAGATTGT
This DNA window, taken from Quercus robur chromosome 2, dhQueRobu3.1, whole genome shotgun sequence, encodes the following:
- the LOC126715494 gene encoding protein PHOX1; the encoded protein is MGRQSGKKKKQAGETSSDASPKQSKIGDKSPKGYDKDTAVFISMSQALKEEGNKLFQKRDHEGAMLKYEKALKLLPRNHIDVSYLRSNMAACYMQMGLSEYPRAVHECNLALEVTPRYSKALLKRARCYEALNRLDLALRDVSTVLDIEPNNLMALEIAERVKQALEKKGLKVNDTVIELPLNYVEPQCSLPPPKVMKVKKRKKKINKVEEKKAEEVTEEKKADEVTEEKVAEENVEDKKDDVKVVVEEKISSIEEEVPKKTVKLVLGEDIRWAQLPVDCSLLQLREVVHDRFPSSRAVLIKYRDQEDDLVTITTDEELRWAEASAESQGSVRLYIVEVSPEKDPFFERLNGKVVQNHGIKYNNIATNGDVVKCKKLEVTSCIEDWIIQFAQLFKNHAGFESDTCLDLHELGMKLYSEVMEEAVTSEEAQDLFDIAGDKFQEMAALALFNWGNVHMSRARKRVYFTEDASKESILAQIKTAYDWAKKEYITAGKRYEEALKIKPDFYEGFLALAQQQFELAKLSWYYAIGNNADLQTWPSTDVLQLFNNAEDNMEKGMQIWEELEQQRQSELSKPKNIETLLQKMGLDGLFKDISLHEAMEQAANMRSQINILWGTMLYERSIVEFKLDIPVWNECLEVAVEKFELAGASPTDIAVMVKNHCSNDNALEGLGFKIDEIVQAWNEMCEAKKWQSEIPSFRLEPLFRRRVSKIYHALEHA